One window of Amaranthus tricolor cultivar Red isolate AtriRed21 chromosome 13, ASM2621246v1, whole genome shotgun sequence genomic DNA carries:
- the LOC130798149 gene encoding peroxidase 56-like, translated as MAVLKFQKLFSLFVLFSMVSAMAYTEELSLDYYKYSCPGAEDIVKRITKQYVSHVPSFAPGLLRMIFHDCIVRGCEGSLLLDPTASNNQTEKTAIPNVTLKGFVVVEAIKSALEKHCPGVVSCADILALSSRDAITTINGPSWDVPLGRKDGKISLASEANALIPSPFSNISTLKQEFAAVGLTTKDLVVLSGSHTIGHGHCFIIQSRLYNFSGRGDTDPALSPGYAAFLKNRCKPIPGDMKSIVAMDKITPRVFDEKYYTMVSQNRGLFQSDAALLNDPETKNYIDLQVNTMGSSFAHDFAVSMSKMIKIGVLTGKQGEVRKKCGAVNA; from the exons ATGGCAGTTCTTAAGTTCCAAAAGTTGTTCTCActctttgttttgttttccatGGTATCTGCCATGGCGTACACAGAAGAATTGTCATTAGATTATTATAAGTACTCGTGTCCTGGGGCCGAAGACATTGTTAAAAGGATCACTAAGCAGTATGTTTCTCATGTTCCTAGCTTTGCTCCTGGTTTGCTTAGAATGATCTTCCATGACTGTATTGTTAGG GGTTGTGAAGGTTCTCTATTATTAGATCCAACCGCCTCTAACAACCAAACAGAGAAGACCGCGATCCCCAACGTGACACTCAAGGGATTCGTTGTCGTTGAAGCAATCAAATCTGCTCTCGAAAAACATTGTCCTGGTGTTGTTTCATGTGCTGATATATTAGCTTTATCTTCTCGAGATGCAATCACCACG ATTAATGGACCATCATGGGATGTTCCTCTTGGTAGAAAGGATGGAAAAATCTCATTGGCTTCAGAAGCCAATGCTTTGATTCCATCCCCCTTTTCAAACATTTCTACTCTTAAACAAGAATTTGCAGCAGTAGGTCTAACCACAAAGGATCTAGTAGTCCTATCAG GTTCTCACACCATTGGACATGGGCACTGCTTCATCATCCAAAGCCGATTATACAATTTCTCAGGACGAGGCGACACAGACCCTGCATTGTCTCCTGGATATGCTGCATTCTTGAAGAATAGATGCAAGCCAATTCCTGGTGATATGAAATCAATTGTTGCAATGGATAAGATAACACCAAGAGTTTTTGATGAGAAATATTACACCATGGTTAGCCAAAACCGGGGGCTTTTCCAGTCTGATGCTGCTCTTTTAAATGATCCGGAGACTAAGAACTACATTGATCTCCAAGTTAACACCATGGGATCATCTTTTGCTCATGATTTTGCTGTGTCTATGTCTAAGATGATTAAAATTGGGGTACTTACCGGAAAACAAGGTGAAGTTAGGAAGAAATGTGGTGCTGTTAATGCTTAA